A DNA window from Ranitomeya imitator isolate aRanImi1 chromosome 2, aRanImi1.pri, whole genome shotgun sequence contains the following coding sequences:
- the LOC138662874 gene encoding oocyte zinc finger protein XlCOF8.4-like translates to MWSAALQVEVSAISDPLSEDLLQKNIFLIYPSKMDVDRDKMAERILHLTLEILFRLTGEDYTVVKKTSSDRCQDPVSEGWGRPLSLITGPPPHPLIHEDINDQKILELIYKMIKLLTGEVPIRCQDVAVYFSMEEWEYLEGHRDLYKNVIMEVPQPLTSPDLSSKRTTPERCPHPLLPQDCKQEDPNAPQDHQGEDLSHINTTETYVRGDEWCKEENPTYDYPDFCTRKSERTLTVEVNAITPDMASSLNCKDLSSDPLKQVLSSGSLQTTKKNQSNNIIIKKQIDSKGKKPFSYSEYGNSFLKKTFLKRGKIHITENRFSCSECGKYFKQKSDLAKHQRIHTLEKPFSCSECGKCFTQKSNVVSHQRIHTGEKPFSCSECGKCFNKKSHIVIHHRNHTGEKPFSCSECGKCFNQKSDFVNHQQTHTGEKPFYCSECWKCFNQKSVLVIHHRTHTEEKPFCCSECGKCFNQKANLDRHQRTHTGEKPFSCSECGKCFVKKSSLLSHQRTHTGEKPFSCS, encoded by the exons atgtggagtgcggctctgcaggtggag gtctctgcaatatcggatcctctcagtgaagatcttctacaaaagaacattttcctgatttacccatcaaagatggatgtggatagagacaagatggcggagaggatattacacctcaccctagagatcctcttccggcttactggagag gattacacagtggtgaagaagacctctagtgatcgctgtcaggaccctgtgtctgagggatggggaagacccctgagcttaatcacggggcctccacctcaccccctgatccatgaggacatcaatgaccagaagatcctagaactcatctacaagatgattaagctgctgactggagag gttcctataaggtgtcaggatgtcgctgtctatttctccatggaggagtgggagtatttagaaggacacagagatctgtacaagaacgtcataatggaggttccccagcccctcacatctccag atctatccagtaagaggacaacaccagagagatgtccccaccctcttcttccacaagactgcaagcaagaagatcccaatgctcctcaggatcatcag ggtgaagatctgtcccatattaatactacagagacatatgtgaggggggatgagtggtgtaaagaggagaatcccacatatgactacccag ATTTCTGTACCAGGAAATCAGAGAGAACGCTGACAGTTGAAgtcaatgccattactccagatatggcATCATCCCTTAACtgcaaagatctatcatctgatcctttgaagCAAGTTCTGTCTTCTGGTTCATTACAAACTACTAAGAAAAATCAAAGtaacaatataataattaaaaaacaaattgaTTCTAAaggaaagaagccattttcatattcagaatatggaaatagttttctcAAAAAGACTTTTCTTAAACGTGGAAAAATTCACATAACAGAGAAtagattttcatgttcagaatgtgggaaatattttaagcagaaatcagatttggctaagcaccagagaattcacacgctggagaagcctttttcatgttcagaatgtgggaaatgttttactcagaaatcaaatgttgttagtcaccagagaattcacactggggagaagcctttttcatgttcagaatgtgggaaatgttttaacaaaaaaTCACATATTGTTATACACCATAGAAATCACACAGgtgaaaagcctttttcctgttcagaatgtgggaaatgttttaaccagaaatcagattttgttaatCACCagcaaactcacacaggggagaagcctttttactgttcagaatgttggaaatgttttaaccagaaatcagttttggttattcaccatagaactcacacagaggagaaacctttttgctgttcagaatgtggaaaatgttttaaccagaaagcaaaTCTTGAtcgccaccagagaactcacacgggagagaagcctttttcatgttcagaatgtggaaaatgttttgtgaagaaatcatctcttcttagtcaccaaagaactcacacgggagagaagcctttttcatgttcttaa